Proteins encoded in a region of the Balneolales bacterium ANBcel1 genome:
- a CDS encoding aminoacetone oxidase family FAD-binding enzyme, with amino-acid sequence MNHSDTIVIGAGAAGLTAAIFAAAGGKSVVLLERTPQAGRKILMSGGTRCNVLPVRASIDDFVTDSSRNRLRNIFKSWSVDRCRRWFEDEIGLELECEASSNKWFPKSNSARDVRDRLLRHAESIGVRVCYRASVASMQRQNQLWTIKTTNGEQFQAPVVIMAAGGKSIPSTGTDGTGYTIAEALGHTLIPPYPALTPLTGPHPGSAAKTSTKRDKRARSRPANDSAHSLAGVSLDVQLDAWNPKHQPFKTSRSGFLFTHQGYSGPSVLDLSHVVVKALQAGSPGDDDASLRVNWTGKSAGWWQSQLEGNLETTALLRRHLPRRLADNLLADIGLAGRKTAELSGKDRNRLVGSLTSCRLTPTGHSGFEKAEVTGGGVSLDDINPATMESRIAPGLYLCGEILDVFGRIGGFNFYWAWVTGRLAGMNQ; translated from the coding sequence TTGAACCATTCAGACACCATAGTGATCGGTGCGGGAGCAGCCGGACTCACCGCCGCCATTTTTGCCGCTGCCGGCGGCAAGTCGGTAGTGCTGCTGGAACGAACCCCGCAGGCCGGCCGAAAAATCCTGATGTCGGGCGGAACGCGCTGCAACGTGCTGCCGGTTCGTGCTTCCATCGACGATTTTGTGACAGATTCATCCAGGAACCGGTTGCGCAATATCTTCAAGTCGTGGTCGGTCGACCGCTGCCGCCGGTGGTTTGAGGATGAGATCGGGCTGGAGTTGGAGTGTGAAGCATCTTCGAATAAATGGTTCCCAAAAAGCAATTCGGCCAGGGACGTGCGTGACCGGCTGCTCCGGCACGCCGAATCGATTGGCGTTCGGGTGTGCTATCGCGCTTCGGTGGCCTCAATGCAGCGCCAGAACCAACTGTGGACGATTAAGACGACGAACGGAGAGCAATTTCAGGCACCTGTGGTGATCATGGCCGCTGGGGGCAAGTCCATCCCCTCAACAGGCACCGACGGCACCGGATACACCATCGCAGAAGCGCTGGGCCACACACTGATTCCTCCCTACCCCGCCCTCACGCCGCTCACCGGACCGCATCCGGGCTCTGCCGCAAAGACATCCACCAAAAGAGACAAACGGGCGCGAAGCCGGCCTGCGAATGATTCTGCCCATTCTCTGGCGGGTGTCTCGCTGGATGTGCAACTGGATGCCTGGAACCCGAAGCATCAGCCTTTCAAAACATCCCGAAGCGGTTTCCTCTTCACACATCAGGGATACAGTGGTCCGTCTGTGCTAGATCTTTCCCATGTCGTGGTAAAGGCGCTTCAGGCGGGGAGTCCGGGGGATGATGACGCATCATTGCGTGTCAACTGGACCGGCAAGAGTGCCGGGTGGTGGCAGTCACAGCTCGAAGGAAACCTGGAAACCACGGCGCTGCTCAGGCGTCATCTGCCCAGAAGGCTCGCGGACAACCTGCTTGCCGATATCGGCCTTGCAGGGAGGAAAACGGCCGAGCTCTCCGGCAAGGACCGGAACCGCCTCGTCGGTAGCCTCACCTCTTGCAGATTGACTCCCACCGGGCATTCCGGATTCGAGAAGGCGGAAGTCACCGGCGGCGGTGTTTCGCTGGACGACATCAATCCGGCCACCATGGAGTCCCGTATTGCGCCGGGGTTGTACTTGTGTGGTGAAATCCTGGATGTGTTCGGGCGGATCGGCGGGTTTAATTTCTACTGGGCCTGGGTCACCGGCCGCCTGGCCGGCATGAACCAGTAG